In Engraulis encrasicolus isolate BLACKSEA-1 chromosome 2, IST_EnEncr_1.0, whole genome shotgun sequence, the sequence TAGCCCGCGTGGACAGTGAGTAATGCATATTTTAATACTGCACATTTGACAACCAGAACAGCAGACTGTCTACTGGGATGCATGTGCATCAGATACTTTTTGATATATAGAAGGACTGAATGGGTATCTGCAATTTTATTTTCATAGCTGACAACTAGGAGTAGCTACTACTCTACAACTAacctgcagtgttaatttcaACTGTCTGTCCATATGGATCGTCACTACAATCGAGGCCATTTCAACTCTCGTGGCCATCAAAGTAATTTCAATCAAGAGCGGTCATCTCTCAAAAGGACTCGTGAACATGATGACAGGGGACATGAGATTCACTCCAGGCGCGCGAGAACTGACGAGCGTCTTTCACCCTCACGAACTATGAGCGTTTTGCGTCAGTTCTATGACAGAGACTTCCCTGTCTACAAGCAGCCTGTAGAAATTGGATTATTTTCCTTAGACAGCAAACGAAATTTTTGGAATGATGCAAGGCAACTACGTTATTATGTGGAGCCCGAAAGATGCCCCAACTTCAACCTCAGAGATGGTTATCATGACCGGTTTGTGAAAAGAGATGATGGCATCAAAGAGAAACTTGACCACATTCTGAAATGGATTTTGGCAAACAAGCACAAACTGCAGTCCCGAGACACCACCTGGTAAGTACAACACAACTGATTGGAAGAcctggtccaggaagacagatgctgaggcactcaaggttgcattttttttttttacttttttatttggctacaatgcgtttcggcccttatggccttaggCCATAAGgaccgaaacgcgtaggcattgtatccaaataaaaaagtttaaaaaaatgcaaccttgagtgcctcagcatctgtcttcctggaccaaatttgagagcccctacactgatgagcaccaagggaaaaaaaggtgaagacccagaagcactccaattacctgcttgtgtttgatgaTTGGAAGACCTGTTTGATCATTTGTAAGTTGTTACCATTgccatataggcctaatgtacaCTTGTAACAACATGTAATATTGTTTTGCCTCCCAGTCCACTAGGTATAGATTTTGTGACTTGGCGTGGCCACCTGACCAAGCTGTTAACAACTCCATATGAGACACAGGAGGGTTGGCTACTCGCGGTGTCCAGACTGGCCGGCACTCTCTACATTAGTGAGGTGGAAACTGAGAAATCCCGCAGGGACCGAGATAACCGGACAGAACGACACGAAGAGATGATGTATTGGGGTTACAAATTCGAACAGTACACCTGTGCAGGTAATGCTTTCCATCATCTCTTGGCCTGACATTCACTGTACATGTGCATCCTCTTTCAGCAGTGAATGACCAGAGTCATATTAAGTAGAAGTACTCCGcagatgtcatgacaacagcaATAGTGCGATATTACAAAGTAGAAACAGTGTATTTTCATaccaccagtgttgtaattacatttgtaagagtacttctactttatacaactctgtgacCAATGCCCCCATTGTCTCCACAGATGAAGAACATGGTTCCCCTGACCCAGGAGGCGTGGTGAACACCAATGAAGCATTCTGCACTGTTGTCCAGACACGCCTGTCCGAGCATAAGCTGCTCTTCTCTGGGGAGGTGGACTGTCGTGTGGCAGGGTCTAGCGCACCCCAGGCTCCGGCCTGCTACGTTGAGATGAAGACCTCGGCCGAGATCCACACTCCTAAACAGCGCAGCAACTTCCACAGGTCTCAGACAAACAAACTCACTCCATTCGCTGTATATGTTCATCTTCAAAACACAATCAAACTTCAGctgtttgaaatttgaaatcatggTGTGAATTGTGAACTGCTTTCAGATACAAGCTGCTTAAATGGTGGGCACAGTCTT encodes:
- the dxo gene encoding decapping and exoribonuclease protein; the protein is MDRHYNRGHFNSRGHQSNFNQERSSLKRTREHDDRGHEIHSRRARTDERLSPSRTMSVLRQFYDRDFPVYKQPVEIGLFSLDSKRNFWNDARQLRYYVEPERCPNFNLRDGYHDRFVKRDDGIKEKLDHILKWILANKHKLQSRDTTCPLGIDFVTWRGHLTKLLTTPYETQEGWLLAVSRLAGTLYISEVETEKSRRDRDNRTERHEEMMYWGYKFEQYTCADEEHGSPDPGGVVNTNEAFCTVVQTRLSEHKLLFSGEVDCRVAGSSAPQAPACYVEMKTSAEIHTPKQRSNFHRYKLLKWWAQSFLPGVPKIVAGFRDNDGQVVQVETFKTSQISQLIKTEHNCWKPTVCMNFCSDFLSFVRKTVKEDDPRLVYLFSWEPHRDVTFTVHRDTEYNFLPNWFVKEITAIHRQTDAPPRA